The Euphorbia lathyris chromosome 2, ddEupLath1.1, whole genome shotgun sequence genome includes a window with the following:
- the LOC136220253 gene encoding protein MAINTENANCE OF MERISTEMS-like isoform X1 — MSVTLHTNLGDIKCEIACDEVPKTAEANIADDGFGYRHTSTGAVTASARRIRTEQRLMGDAQRSHAAHDARVGRQEEVDDVEMDADDSMPPLSADTVPVPPGVVTRGRDGRFSAAVGSSSSSSKRSRSAVEDDWIVKAPVPGGPVDAAVIPSFLGHIACAIWSGQDRGILRCQTRSAYCGRLGLWHSGAFEEIQSRIESSGLAHLPAIMYSHIDAPLITAFAERWQPDTSSFHMPFGEMSILLHDVWKILRIPIDGAMVTAELSPDELQSCVMDLFGLTRAELMVGHYFSGGIRAASVMELCRGDRIPDAQATAWTWLMLGSTLFVDKSGDRIRPSCLLEVQDSAAGAMGFSWGSAALAYLYRHLGIASRGDCGQITGCLTLLQAWIYEYFPCFRPHREGVTVDPDLPRASMWPSIALEKTDDRLRSYRVRIDRLTADEVMWMPYGPDAITGTPRTTYTGWIRYRDVIEPYMPGRCLRQLGYVQTIPRPILRPSKAVRPWSSLRYRVEVPPVMAQDCWDSFPEAAVLTLSRFTPARIPSACEDQYMHWYTRHSHPHLLQEITAPAPTVHTRSNSEIWVRRLSNWGEGVLDVLKGHDEEDAAEWRQSLEQIMGAWHLAK; from the exons Atg TCTGTTACATTGCACACAAACCTCGGCGACATCAAGTGCGAAATTGCTTGCGATGAGGTCCCAAAAACGGCCGAG GCTAACATTGCTGACGATGGTTTTGGATACCGACATACATCCACAGGTGCTGTTACTGCCTCTGCTCGGAGGATTCGGACCGAGCAGAGATTGATGGGGGACGCCCAGAGGTCACACGCTGCACACGATGCGCGTGTTGGACGCCAGGAGGAGGTTGATGATGTAGAGATGGACGCAGATGACTCTATGCCTCCTCTGAGTGCTGATACTGTCCCAGTACCCCCTGGCGTAgtgacgaggggtcgagacggACGTTTTTCTGCTGCAGTGGGATCGTCTTCTA gtagcagcaaaCGCTCGAGGAGTGCTGTAGAGGACGATTGGATCGTGAAGGCCCCGGTCCCCGGGGGTCCAGTTGATGCAGCTGTGATCCCGAGCTTTCTGGGACACATTGCATGTGCTATCTGGAGCGGGCAGGATAGGGGCATCCTCAGGTGCCAGACCAGATCAGCTTATTGCGGGAGGCTGGGGTTATGGCACAGTGGTGCTTTTGAGGAGATCCAGTCGCGTATCGAGTCATCTGGGTTGGCCCATCTTCCAGCTATCATGTACAGCCACATCGATGCGCCTTTGATTACGGCTTTTgcggagcggtggcagccagacacgtcatcatttcacatgccgttCGGTGAGATGAGTATTCTGTTGCATGACGTGTGGAAGATTTTGCGTATCCCCATAGATGGGGCCATGGTGACTGCTGAGCTGAGTCCGGATGAGCTGCAGTCATGCGTGATGGACTTGTTTGGGCTGACTCGGGCTGAGTTGATGGTCGGTCACTACTTTTCCGGCGGTATACGAGCGGCTTCCGTCATGGAGTTATGTCGAGGAGATCGGATTCCCGATGCCCAAGCTACAGCTTGGACGTGGCTGATGCTCGGTTCTACCTTGTTCGTAGACAAGAGTGGTGACCGCATCCGACCTTCTTGCCTGTTGGAGGTGCAGGACTCGGCAGCTGGAGCCATGGGATTTTCATGGGGCTcggctgcactagcatatctataccgtcatctaGGTATTGCTAGTAGAGGAGACTGCGGACAGATCACAGGTTGTCTGACACTGCTTCAGGCATGGATTTACGAGTACTTCCCGTGCTTCAGGCCTCATCGGGAGGGAGTTACAGTGGACCCCGATCTTCCTAGGGCTTCCATGTGGCCATCCATCGCGCTAGAGAAGACTGATGATCGACTGAGATCATATCGAGTCCGGATTGATAGATTGACAGCGGATGAG gtgatgtggatgccgtatggTCCTGATGCTATTACGGGTACCCCGAGGACGACATACACCGGATGGATACGATACcgggatgtgatcgagccgtacatGCCGGGGAGATGCCTTCGCCAGCTGGGTTACGTGCAGACCATCCCTAGACCGATCTTGAGGCCTTCCAAGGCCGTACGTCCCTGGTCTAGCTTGAGGTATCGGGTAGAGGTGCCACCTGTGATGGCGCAGGATTGTTGGGACTCGTTTCCCGAGGCGGCCGTGCTTACATTATCTCGGTTCACTCCGGCACGGATTCCGTCGGCCTGTGAGGATCAGTACATGCATTGGTACACCCGTCATTCACATCCTCATCTGCTGCAGGAGATTACTGCACCCGCACCGACTGTTCATACTCGATCGAACAGTGAGATT TGGGTTCGCCGTTTATCTAACTGGGGCGAAGGTGTGTTGGATGTGCTGAAAGGGCATGATGAAGAGGATGCGGCTGAGTGGAGACAGTCGTTAGAGCAAATTATGGGtgcttggcatttggccaagtga
- the LOC136220253 gene encoding protein MAINTENANCE OF MERISTEMS-like isoform X2, producing MGDAQRSHAAHDARVGRQEEVDDVEMDADDSMPPLSADTVPVPPGVVTRGRDGRFSAAVGSSSSSSKRSRSAVEDDWIVKAPVPGGPVDAAVIPSFLGHIACAIWSGQDRGILRCQTRSAYCGRLGLWHSGAFEEIQSRIESSGLAHLPAIMYSHIDAPLITAFAERWQPDTSSFHMPFGEMSILLHDVWKILRIPIDGAMVTAELSPDELQSCVMDLFGLTRAELMVGHYFSGGIRAASVMELCRGDRIPDAQATAWTWLMLGSTLFVDKSGDRIRPSCLLEVQDSAAGAMGFSWGSAALAYLYRHLGIASRGDCGQITGCLTLLQAWIYEYFPCFRPHREGVTVDPDLPRASMWPSIALEKTDDRLRSYRVRIDRLTADEVMWMPYGPDAITGTPRTTYTGWIRYRDVIEPYMPGRCLRQLGYVQTIPRPILRPSKAVRPWSSLRYRVEVPPVMAQDCWDSFPEAAVLTLSRFTPARIPSACEDQYMHWYTRHSHPHLLQEITAPAPTVHTRSNSEIWVRRLSNWGEGVLDVLKGHDEEDAAEWRQSLEQIMGAWHLAK from the exons ATGGGGGACGCCCAGAGGTCACACGCTGCACACGATGCGCGTGTTGGACGCCAGGAGGAGGTTGATGATGTAGAGATGGACGCAGATGACTCTATGCCTCCTCTGAGTGCTGATACTGTCCCAGTACCCCCTGGCGTAgtgacgaggggtcgagacggACGTTTTTCTGCTGCAGTGGGATCGTCTTCTA gtagcagcaaaCGCTCGAGGAGTGCTGTAGAGGACGATTGGATCGTGAAGGCCCCGGTCCCCGGGGGTCCAGTTGATGCAGCTGTGATCCCGAGCTTTCTGGGACACATTGCATGTGCTATCTGGAGCGGGCAGGATAGGGGCATCCTCAGGTGCCAGACCAGATCAGCTTATTGCGGGAGGCTGGGGTTATGGCACAGTGGTGCTTTTGAGGAGATCCAGTCGCGTATCGAGTCATCTGGGTTGGCCCATCTTCCAGCTATCATGTACAGCCACATCGATGCGCCTTTGATTACGGCTTTTgcggagcggtggcagccagacacgtcatcatttcacatgccgttCGGTGAGATGAGTATTCTGTTGCATGACGTGTGGAAGATTTTGCGTATCCCCATAGATGGGGCCATGGTGACTGCTGAGCTGAGTCCGGATGAGCTGCAGTCATGCGTGATGGACTTGTTTGGGCTGACTCGGGCTGAGTTGATGGTCGGTCACTACTTTTCCGGCGGTATACGAGCGGCTTCCGTCATGGAGTTATGTCGAGGAGATCGGATTCCCGATGCCCAAGCTACAGCTTGGACGTGGCTGATGCTCGGTTCTACCTTGTTCGTAGACAAGAGTGGTGACCGCATCCGACCTTCTTGCCTGTTGGAGGTGCAGGACTCGGCAGCTGGAGCCATGGGATTTTCATGGGGCTcggctgcactagcatatctataccgtcatctaGGTATTGCTAGTAGAGGAGACTGCGGACAGATCACAGGTTGTCTGACACTGCTTCAGGCATGGATTTACGAGTACTTCCCGTGCTTCAGGCCTCATCGGGAGGGAGTTACAGTGGACCCCGATCTTCCTAGGGCTTCCATGTGGCCATCCATCGCGCTAGAGAAGACTGATGATCGACTGAGATCATATCGAGTCCGGATTGATAGATTGACAGCGGATGAG gtgatgtggatgccgtatggTCCTGATGCTATTACGGGTACCCCGAGGACGACATACACCGGATGGATACGATACcgggatgtgatcgagccgtacatGCCGGGGAGATGCCTTCGCCAGCTGGGTTACGTGCAGACCATCCCTAGACCGATCTTGAGGCCTTCCAAGGCCGTACGTCCCTGGTCTAGCTTGAGGTATCGGGTAGAGGTGCCACCTGTGATGGCGCAGGATTGTTGGGACTCGTTTCCCGAGGCGGCCGTGCTTACATTATCTCGGTTCACTCCGGCACGGATTCCGTCGGCCTGTGAGGATCAGTACATGCATTGGTACACCCGTCATTCACATCCTCATCTGCTGCAGGAGATTACTGCACCCGCACCGACTGTTCATACTCGATCGAACAGTGAGATT TGGGTTCGCCGTTTATCTAACTGGGGCGAAGGTGTGTTGGATGTGCTGAAAGGGCATGATGAAGAGGATGCGGCTGAGTGGAGACAGTCGTTAGAGCAAATTATGGGtgcttggcatttggccaagtga